In Nostoc sp. GT001, a genomic segment contains:
- a CDS encoding prohibitin family protein, whose translation MKNQQFGNWQTTVLGIVLAILVIIGLNSFIIINPGQAGVISILGKARDGALLEGIHLKPPFITVIDVYDLTVQKFEVPAESSTKDLQNLSARFAINFRLDPIKVVEVRRKQGTLANIVSKIIAPQTQEAFKIAAARRTVEEAITKRSELKEDFDNALGDRLDKYGIIVLDTSVVDLAFSPEFARAVEEKQIAEQRAQRAVYVAREAEQEAQADINRAKGRAEAQRLLAETLKAQGGQLVLQKEAIEAWKTGGAQMPKVLVMGNDSKNGVPFIFNLGNVQNQP comes from the coding sequence TTGAAAAATCAGCAATTTGGTAATTGGCAAACCACAGTTTTGGGAATTGTGTTAGCAATACTAGTGATTATTGGGCTAAATTCCTTTATCATTATTAACCCAGGACAAGCAGGAGTAATCAGCATCTTGGGTAAAGCCAGAGATGGGGCTTTATTGGAAGGTATTCATTTAAAACCGCCTTTTATCACTGTGATAGATGTGTATGATTTAACGGTGCAAAAATTTGAAGTACCAGCCGAAAGTTCCACTAAAGATTTGCAAAATTTATCTGCAAGATTTGCAATTAACTTTCGCCTCGATCCGATAAAGGTAGTTGAAGTTAGAAGAAAACAAGGAACATTAGCTAATATTGTATCAAAAATCATTGCCCCTCAGACACAAGAAGCATTTAAAATTGCCGCAGCTAGAAGAACAGTCGAAGAAGCGATTACCAAACGAAGTGAGTTAAAAGAAGACTTCGATAATGCGTTAGGCGATCGCTTAGACAAATATGGGATAATTGTATTAGATACTAGTGTAGTTGATTTAGCATTCTCACCAGAATTTGCCAGAGCAGTTGAAGAAAAGCAAATTGCTGAACAACGGGCGCAAAGAGCCGTTTACGTAGCACGAGAAGCTGAACAAGAAGCACAAGCAGACATTAATCGTGCCAAAGGTAGGGCAGAAGCTCAAAGACTCTTAGCAGAGACACTCAAAGCCCAAGGAGGACAGTTAGTTCTGCAAAAAGAAGCCATTGAAGCTTGGAAGACTGGCGGCGCTCAGATGCCCAAAGTCCTGGTTATGGGTAATGACTCAAAAAATGGCGTACCCTTTATATTCAACCTTGGGAATGTCCAAAATCAACCGTAA